A single Blastopirellula retiformator DNA region contains:
- a CDS encoding D-alanyl-D-alanine carboxypeptidase family protein encodes MTYQQTVSKLVLAGWGMFLALPAFAADQTVRIDFGASQNRSVAPWNNVDKPTSVGLVVTDCQDADGLVTSVAIRQTNPWAGYNLAGTKLLADWPSAASQDSLFVETGIDDQAEFQLEGLKPEASYQVTIFASRMGGSARRIGEYELAGASGTLDAHDNQAERLVFDRVLADADGKVKIRVRCAPQSKYAYLGALEIVGEFPPADSQRQPADDLKGPPLVQAQAWAIADGSTGEILWSKNSSQVRAMASTTKMMTALLVMELCQAAPQRWNDRLVVSERADKTPGSTASLKAGETILAKEALYGLLLPSGNDAAVVLAEHFGRYLPADADRPVAIGTARDTEVTRDEALRRFVVAMNRRAAALSMKETIYLDPHGNSANRSSARDLVRLGWEAFQNEDFRRYVNTRNFRGELTSEDSKTRMQTWKNTNQLLGIEGFDGIKTGMTGAAGACLVSTGVRDGDRLLVVILGSTRDNRYLDSRNLYRWAWSRRQAAAAP; translated from the coding sequence GTGACGTATCAACAAACCGTTTCGAAACTTGTGCTGGCCGGTTGGGGGATGTTTCTGGCTCTGCCGGCGTTTGCCGCCGATCAGACCGTGCGAATCGACTTCGGCGCTTCCCAGAATCGCAGCGTCGCGCCTTGGAACAACGTCGATAAGCCGACCTCGGTTGGCTTGGTCGTCACCGACTGCCAAGACGCGGACGGACTGGTCACGTCTGTGGCAATTCGCCAAACGAATCCTTGGGCCGGTTACAACCTGGCCGGCACGAAGTTGCTGGCAGATTGGCCGAGCGCGGCGAGCCAAGATTCGTTGTTTGTCGAAACCGGCATTGATGATCAGGCCGAGTTTCAATTGGAAGGTCTCAAGCCGGAAGCCTCCTATCAAGTGACGATCTTCGCTTCGCGGATGGGAGGCTCGGCGCGGCGGATCGGAGAGTACGAGCTAGCAGGAGCGTCGGGAACGCTCGACGCCCACGACAACCAGGCGGAGCGGCTCGTCTTTGATCGCGTCTTGGCCGACGCGGACGGGAAAGTGAAGATCCGCGTTCGGTGTGCGCCACAGTCGAAATACGCCTATCTCGGCGCGCTGGAGATCGTCGGTGAATTTCCGCCCGCCGACAGTCAGCGCCAACCGGCGGACGATCTGAAGGGGCCGCCGCTAGTGCAGGCTCAGGCGTGGGCGATTGCGGATGGATCGACCGGAGAGATCCTCTGGAGCAAGAACTCGTCGCAGGTCCGGGCAATGGCTAGCACCACCAAGATGATGACCGCGCTGCTGGTGATGGAACTTTGTCAGGCGGCGCCCCAGCGCTGGAATGATCGTCTGGTCGTCTCGGAGCGAGCCGACAAGACCCCTGGTTCGACCGCCAGTCTGAAAGCCGGCGAAACGATTTTGGCGAAAGAGGCGCTCTACGGATTGCTTCTCCCTTCCGGCAATGATGCGGCGGTTGTGCTGGCGGAGCATTTTGGGCGCTACTTGCCGGCGGACGCCGACCGACCGGTCGCCATCGGCACGGCGCGCGATACGGAGGTGACGCGCGATGAGGCGCTGCGACGTTTTGTGGTGGCGATGAATCGTCGCGCTGCTGCGCTGTCGATGAAGGAGACGATTTACTTGGATCCGCACGGCAACAGCGCCAATCGCAGCAGCGCCCGCGATCTGGTTCGCCTTGGCTGGGAGGCGTTTCAGAATGAGGATTTTCGTCGCTATGTGAACACCCGAAATTTTCGGGGCGAGTTGACCAGCGAAGACTCGAAGACCCGGATGCAAACGTGGAAGAACACCAACCAACTGTTGGGGATCGAAGGGTTCGATGGCATCAAGACGGGGATGACCGGGGCCGCGGGGGCTTGCCTGGTTTCGACCGGAGTGCGGGATGGGGATCGCCTGCTGGTGGTGATCCTGGGGTCGACGCGAGACAATCGCTATCTTGACTCGCGCAATCTCTATCGCTGGGCATGGAGTAGGCGACAAGCGGCTGCGGCGCCTTAG
- a CDS encoding DUF1559 domain-containing protein yields MHCQQIQPNARPQAKGFTLVELLVVIAIIGVLIALLLPAVQQAREAARRMGCQNNLKQMGLGLHNYHDTHGKLPAAYYGRYANAASVATGRVGFGAPGWGWGVMIMPFIEQQNLYDALDMTSYQVRASTHQPLSQTPLSVYRCPSDTGDDLNSTPNRWEHGTSNYLGNYGSKNIATTATIPGAGYDWGNYEKTETGMFSANSAVKLRDVIDGTSNTVMLGEVVYGEYGGVSRRGGLWVGNPYNGGYLCTQTSLSSSTTFRINGSNPSAYSSHHSGGAQFVLVDGSVRFIAETLDGEVINNVADRADGKVLGNLDG; encoded by the coding sequence ATGCATTGCCAACAAATCCAGCCAAACGCTCGGCCGCAAGCCAAGGGCTTCACGCTCGTTGAGCTGTTGGTCGTCATCGCCATCATCGGGGTGCTCATCGCCCTGTTGCTTCCAGCCGTTCAACAAGCCCGCGAAGCGGCTCGGCGGATGGGTTGCCAAAACAACTTGAAGCAAATGGGATTGGGTCTGCACAACTATCACGATACGCATGGCAAACTGCCGGCCGCCTACTATGGTCGCTACGCCAACGCCGCTTCGGTCGCGACGGGACGCGTCGGTTTCGGCGCTCCCGGCTGGGGCTGGGGGGTGATGATCATGCCGTTTATCGAGCAACAAAATTTGTACGACGCGCTCGATATGACGAGCTACCAAGTCCGAGCTTCGACGCATCAGCCTCTTTCTCAGACGCCGCTTTCAGTTTATCGCTGCCCAAGCGATACCGGGGATGACCTGAACTCCACGCCTAACCGCTGGGAGCATGGAACCTCAAATTACCTGGGCAACTATGGTTCCAAGAATATCGCCACGACCGCGACCATCCCGGGCGCTGGGTATGACTGGGGGAACTATGAGAAGACGGAAACCGGCATGTTCTCCGCCAATAGCGCCGTCAAATTGCGGGATGTGATCGACGGAACGAGCAACACCGTGATGCTTGGCGAAGTCGTCTATGGCGAATACGGCGGGGTTAGCCGTCGCGGCGGGTTGTGGGTCGGCAATCCTTACAATGGCGGCTATCTCTGTACGCAGACCAGTCTGAGTTCCTCAACGACCTTCCGAATTAACGGCTCGAATCCGTCCGCCTATAGCAGCCATCACTCGGGCGGCGCTCAGTTTGTGCTGGTGGATGGTTCGGTTCGCTTTATCGCTGAGACGCTCGATGGCGAGGTGATCAACAACGTCGCAGATCGAGCCGACGGTAAGGTGCTGGGCAACCTTGACGGCTAG
- a CDS encoding carboxypeptidase-like regulatory domain-containing protein produces the protein MPSRRDSFYDRRCAFAICLGLLGIAGLGCSADPHGPDATVTGTVTQAGQPLVDAMVAFEPAADKGRGAFGLTDAQGRYELRFDSQRMGVKSGEYVVYITDAQLADDGAARTTGRIPKKYGENSPLQRTVEPGGNTIDFVLESK, from the coding sequence ATGCCGTCTCGACGCGATTCTTTCTACGACCGACGTTGCGCTTTCGCGATCTGCCTAGGGCTATTGGGAATCGCCGGCCTGGGCTGCAGCGCCGATCCCCATGGTCCCGACGCCACCGTGACCGGAACCGTCACCCAGGCTGGCCAGCCGCTGGTCGACGCGATGGTCGCCTTTGAACCGGCTGCGGATAAGGGGAGAGGCGCTTTCGGCTTGACCGATGCGCAGGGAAGATACGAACTCCGTTTCGATTCGCAGCGGATGGGGGTCAAAAGCGGTGAATATGTCGTCTACATCACCGACGCCCAACTTGCCGACGACGGCGCAGCGCGGACCACCGGCCGAATTCCGAAGAAGTATGGTGAGAATTCTCCGCTTCAGCGGACCGTAGAGCCAGGCGGCAACACGATCGATTTTGTGCTTGAATCCAAGTAA
- a CDS encoding ATP-grasp domain-containing protein has protein sequence MQPLLLVRPTLISKLEMSVAKRHFEVQLNRTACAGRLVIGRYSIEPFYEELADDLRHIGSRLINSVDEHRWIASFAYYDEVKAFTPRTWREEEFAACRNAGPFVVKGKLKSKKLRWKTQMFAPTKRDATRLAHQLKEWDADLREQGVVFREYVPLRTFEVGAYGLPIANEWRFYFHGLRMLSAGYYWSLADAPPPTNFPPAAFRFAHKIAQIAARFATFYTLDVAETADGDWILIEINDGQSAVPSEHDLDQLYGRLKAEVSGVQ, from the coding sequence ATGCAACCACTTTTACTCGTTCGACCGACACTGATCAGCAAACTGGAGATGAGCGTCGCCAAGCGTCACTTCGAAGTCCAGCTGAATCGCACCGCATGTGCGGGCCGCCTGGTGATCGGCCGCTATTCAATCGAACCTTTCTACGAAGAACTGGCCGACGATCTGCGTCACATCGGCTCGCGACTAATCAACTCGGTCGACGAACATCGCTGGATTGCGTCGTTCGCCTATTACGACGAAGTCAAAGCATTCACGCCGCGTACCTGGCGCGAAGAAGAATTTGCCGCCTGTCGAAATGCTGGTCCTTTCGTCGTCAAAGGAAAACTAAAATCGAAAAAGCTGCGTTGGAAGACGCAGATGTTCGCTCCCACAAAACGGGACGCGACTCGACTGGCGCATCAACTAAAAGAGTGGGACGCCGATCTGCGCGAACAAGGGGTCGTTTTTCGTGAGTACGTTCCGCTACGTACCTTCGAGGTTGGCGCCTATGGATTACCCATTGCCAACGAGTGGCGATTCTATTTTCATGGTCTGCGGATGCTGAGCGCCGGATATTATTGGTCGCTAGCAGATGCGCCGCCGCCAACTAACTTCCCCCCAGCCGCCTTTCGCTTTGCCCACAAGATCGCCCAAATCGCAGCCCGGTTTGCAACGTTTTATACGCTCGATGTCGCCGAAACCGCCGATGGGGATTGGATATTGATTGAGATCAACGACGGTCAGTCGGCCGTTCCCAGCGAACATGATCTTGACCAACTCTATGGTCGCTTGAAAGCCGAAGTGAGCGGAGTCCAGTAG
- a CDS encoding class I SAM-dependent methyltransferase, giving the protein MTQEDLLQRSRAAWNEAALSGNRWSQPIDADTVARARAGDWQVILTPNKATPRDWFGELAGKQVLCLASGGGQQAPTLAAAGAQVVSLDNSDEQLALDRLVAEREGLAIQIEQGDMADLSRFADASFDLVFNPCSTVFVPDVRPVWRECARVLRSGGRLMTGFMNPSYFLFDHEEDAATETLLVRHQLPYDESQHQDLSETRRRQLAAGEALEFSHSLQTQIGGQLAAGLQLIDLYEDWWSDEATRLNRFSPTTIATLAIKPGAPS; this is encoded by the coding sequence ATGACGCAGGAAGACCTACTACAGCGCAGTCGCGCCGCCTGGAACGAGGCCGCCCTCAGCGGCAATCGCTGGTCTCAGCCAATCGACGCCGACACGGTCGCCCGCGCTCGCGCCGGCGATTGGCAAGTCATCCTGACGCCCAACAAAGCGACGCCGCGCGATTGGTTTGGCGAGCTAGCCGGCAAGCAGGTGCTCTGCCTCGCTTCTGGCGGAGGGCAACAAGCGCCGACGCTGGCGGCCGCCGGAGCGCAGGTCGTCAGCCTGGACAACTCCGACGAGCAGCTGGCGCTCGACCGACTGGTCGCCGAGCGGGAAGGGCTTGCGATTCAGATCGAGCAGGGAGACATGGCCGATCTTTCCCGGTTCGCCGACGCCTCGTTCGATCTGGTCTTCAATCCTTGCTCGACCGTCTTCGTTCCGGATGTGCGGCCAGTTTGGCGCGAGTGTGCGCGAGTCTTGCGCTCCGGTGGGCGGCTGATGACCGGGTTTATGAACCCCAGCTATTTCCTGTTCGACCATGAGGAAGACGCAGCGACCGAAACGCTGCTGGTCCGTCACCAGCTTCCGTATGACGAATCGCAGCACCAAGATCTCAGCGAGACCCGCCGCCGCCAACTGGCTGCTGGCGAAGCGCTCGAGTTCAGCCACAGTCTGCAAACCCAGATCGGCGGACAACTGGCCGCCGGGCTACAGTTGATCGACCTGTACGAAGACTGGTGGTCCGACGAAGCGACGCGGCTCAACCGGTTCTCGCCAACGACGATTGCGACGTTGGCGATCAAACCGGGGGCGCCAAGCTAA
- a CDS encoding c-type cytochrome produces MGRGTWMAAFGLAVVTIGATGNARAEDPPVPYPAGQLGEVVRLGETLVMETNEHPLSKPYVGNALRCTSCHLDGGKHPQAGSFLQTAAAYPAWSPREKRVITLEDRVLNCFMRSQNGVRPPNGSQVAVAITTYITWLSTGAAIEMNGKKPLGPNHVPALDLTKHETPDVERGKIFYQHQCADCHGEEGAGDIDNPPVWGEQSYNQGAGLSRVDKLASWLKVGMPLDDASLTAQEAIDVAAFINSHPRPAFDLKTHLPPAEKRGEYNGAAPE; encoded by the coding sequence ATGGGACGCGGTACGTGGATGGCGGCGTTTGGGCTAGCGGTGGTGACTATTGGGGCCACTGGCAACGCGAGGGCGGAAGATCCACCAGTCCCCTACCCCGCCGGCCAACTCGGCGAAGTGGTCCGCTTGGGCGAAACGCTCGTGATGGAAACCAACGAGCATCCCCTTTCCAAGCCGTATGTCGGCAATGCCCTGCGATGCACTTCGTGCCATCTCGACGGCGGCAAACACCCGCAGGCAGGCAGCTTTTTGCAAACGGCCGCCGCCTATCCCGCTTGGTCGCCGCGCGAGAAGCGGGTGATCACGCTCGAAGATCGCGTGCTCAACTGCTTCATGCGCAGCCAGAACGGCGTGCGGCCTCCGAACGGCAGCCAAGTCGCCGTCGCGATCACCACCTATATCACCTGGCTCTCGACGGGCGCCGCGATCGAGATGAACGGCAAAAAGCCGCTCGGTCCCAACCATGTGCCGGCGCTCGATCTGACCAAGCATGAAACGCCTGACGTCGAGCGCGGAAAGATCTTCTACCAACACCAGTGTGCCGATTGTCATGGCGAAGAGGGCGCCGGCGACATCGACAACCCGCCGGTCTGGGGCGAGCAGTCGTACAACCAAGGCGCCGGGCTAAGCCGCGTCGACAAGTTGGCCTCTTGGCTGAAGGTGGGCATGCCGCTGGATGACGCCAGTCTGACCGCGCAAGAGGCGATCGACGTGGCGGCGTTCATCAACAGCCACCCACGTCCGGCGTTTGATCTGAAGACGCATCTGCCCCCTGCCGAGAAGCGGGGCGAATACAACGGCGCCGCGCCCGAGTAA